The following proteins come from a genomic window of Paenibacillus sp. CAA11:
- the sufD gene encoding Fe-S cluster assembly protein SufD, with product MSTQTVLPVEASELAAFSKNSGEPAWLSERRAKALEQAGSLELPKLEKTRIDRFDLQNYGLPRKGEPAVSGSQELPESISDLVNLNEGSNLIVQRNSGVVFTKLDPQLAAKGVIFTDLETAAREHEELVREYLSSVIPADENKLTALHTALWSGGVFLYVPRNVEVDVPLQAVFLVDDATSVFSPHVLLVAESNSRVTYVDNYISSDLKQNLVHNGASEVVVKAGAKVQYASVHQLGGEITDLTYRRSLIENDGSIEWIIGEMNNGDSVSETLSILKGNGSLSDAKVIAVGSGSQRMNYTTKAVHFGKSSESQMITRAVMREQASAIINGITKIEKGATKANGEQTEKVLMLSPKARGDANPILLIDEDDVKAGHAASVGQVNAEQIYYLMSRGITREQAERLVIYGFLAPVVTEIPLEQLQQQLQSLVERKLGQ from the coding sequence ATGAGTACACAAACTGTTCTTCCGGTAGAAGCTTCAGAACTAGCCGCTTTCTCTAAAAACAGCGGTGAACCTGCGTGGCTGAGCGAACGTCGCGCCAAAGCGCTTGAGCAGGCTGGAAGCCTGGAGCTGCCAAAGCTGGAGAAAACAAGAATTGACCGTTTTGATTTGCAGAATTATGGACTGCCGCGTAAGGGCGAACCTGCGGTTTCTGGCAGTCAAGAGCTTCCCGAAAGCATTTCCGATCTCGTTAACCTGAATGAAGGCAGCAATTTGATTGTTCAGCGGAATTCAGGTGTTGTATTTACTAAGCTTGATCCTCAGCTTGCTGCAAAAGGTGTCATTTTTACCGATTTGGAGACGGCTGCCCGTGAACATGAGGAGCTTGTGCGTGAGTATCTATCCTCTGTAATTCCAGCAGATGAGAATAAACTTACAGCCCTCCATACTGCATTATGGAGTGGCGGGGTGTTCCTGTATGTGCCGCGGAATGTGGAAGTCGATGTGCCGCTTCAAGCTGTTTTCCTTGTGGATGATGCGACTTCGGTCTTCTCGCCGCATGTGCTGCTTGTGGCTGAAAGCAACAGCCGTGTTACCTATGTGGATAATTATATTTCAAGTGATTTGAAGCAAAATCTTGTTCATAACGGAGCTTCCGAAGTGGTTGTCAAAGCCGGAGCCAAAGTTCAATATGCTTCCGTACATCAGCTTGGCGGAGAGATCACGGACCTGACTTACCGCCGCTCTCTGATTGAGAATGACGGCAGCATCGAGTGGATCATTGGCGAGATGAACAATGGTGACTCTGTAAGTGAGACCTTGAGCATCTTGAAAGGCAATGGTTCATTGTCCGATGCGAAAGTAATTGCCGTTGGTTCGGGTTCTCAGCGGATGAACTACACCACCAAAGCGGTTCACTTCGGCAAATCATCCGAGAGTCAAATGATCACCCGCGCTGTTATGAGAGAACAAGCCTCCGCGATTATTAACGGAATTACCAAGATTGAGAAGGGTGCTACCAAGGCCAATGGTGAGCAAACCGAGAAGGTTCTGATGCTTAGTCCGAAAGCCCGCGGTGACGCAAACCCAATCCTGTTGATTGATGAAGATGATGTTAAGGCAGGGCATGCGGCATCTGTAGGCCAGGTTAATGCAGAACAAATCTACTATCTGATGTCCAGAGGGATCACCCGTGAACAGGCTGAGCGCCTTGTGATTTATGGTTTCCTGGCGCCTGTAGTTACCGAGATTCCACTGGAGCAATTGCAGCAGCAGCTGCAAAGTCTGGTGGAAAGGAAGCTAGGACAATGA
- a CDS encoding cysteine desulfurase has protein sequence MNPSVIKEQFPILHQEINGHPLVYLDNAATSQKPVAVIEAVKRYYEWENSNVHRGVHTLGSRATDAYEGAREKVARFIGASSTKEIIFTRGTTTGLNIVASCYGPAAVHEGDEIVITQMEHHSNLIPWQQLALRTRATLKYIPLQPDGNVSLEDAEKTITDKTKIVAMSYVSNVLGVVNRVKEIAAIAHRKGAVMVVDGAQSTPHMRVNVQDLDCDFYAFSGHKMCAPTGIGVLYGKKALLEQMEPYEFGGEMIDDVGLYESTWKELPWKFEGGTPIIAGAVGLGAAIDFLESIGLDEITAHESKLAAYAMDRLSQIEGIKLYGPRERKVGLVTFNLEDVHPHDVATVLDASGVAIRAGHHCCQPLMRWLEASATARASFYMYNTEEDIDRLAAALIQTKEYFG, from the coding sequence ATGAACCCTTCAGTGATAAAGGAGCAGTTCCCTATTCTCCATCAGGAGATCAATGGACATCCGCTGGTATATCTCGACAACGCGGCAACTTCTCAGAAGCCTGTTGCTGTTATCGAAGCTGTTAAGCGCTACTATGAGTGGGAGAACTCCAATGTGCACCGCGGGGTTCATACGCTTGGAAGCCGGGCCACGGATGCTTATGAAGGCGCTCGTGAGAAGGTGGCTCGCTTCATAGGCGCTTCTAGCACCAAAGAGATCATTTTTACCCGGGGTACGACTACGGGGTTGAATATCGTTGCCTCTTGCTACGGCCCTGCTGCAGTGCATGAAGGCGACGAGATCGTGATTACGCAAATGGAGCATCATAGCAATCTGATTCCTTGGCAACAGCTCGCTCTGCGAACCAGGGCAACACTGAAGTATATACCGCTTCAGCCTGACGGCAATGTATCGCTGGAGGATGCGGAGAAGACCATTACCGACAAGACCAAAATTGTTGCTATGAGCTATGTGTCCAATGTACTTGGTGTCGTTAATCGAGTGAAGGAAATCGCCGCCATTGCTCACCGTAAAGGGGCTGTCATGGTGGTTGACGGAGCGCAGAGCACTCCTCATATGCGAGTGAATGTGCAGGATCTTGATTGTGATTTCTATGCATTTTCAGGACATAAAATGTGCGCTCCTACCGGTATTGGAGTATTATATGGTAAGAAGGCGCTGCTTGAACAAATGGAGCCGTACGAATTCGGCGGTGAAATGATCGACGATGTAGGCTTGTACGAATCAACGTGGAAGGAGCTCCCTTGGAAATTCGAAGGAGGAACTCCTATCATTGCCGGAGCTGTAGGGCTTGGTGCTGCCATTGACTTTCTAGAGAGCATTGGTCTGGATGAGATCACTGCACATGAGTCGAAGCTGGCCGCTTACGCGATGGACCGTCTGTCTCAGATTGAAGGCATTAAGCTTTATGGGCCCCGCGAACGTAAGGTAGGCCTTGTTACTTTCAATCTGGAAGATGTACATCCGCATGATGTAGCCACTGTGCTGGACGCTTCCGGTGTTGCCATTCGTGCAGGACACCATTGCTGTCAGCCGCTGATGCGCTGGTTGGAAGCTTCTGCAACAGCACGGGCAAGCTTCTACATGTATAATACAGAAGAAGATATCGACCGTTTGGCGGCCGCCTTAATCCAGACAAAGGAGTATTTTGGGTGA
- the sufU gene encoding Fe-S cluster assembly sulfur transfer protein SufU encodes MQLDDLYRRVIMDHYKNPRNRGKFDEDTLTVDLNNPTCGDKISLQLRLENGVVQDAKFTGEGCSISMSSASMMTEAVKGRSVEEALDLADRFSSLMKGESVDFDDYEDIEALSGVNKFPARIKCATLAWNALRKGIE; translated from the coding sequence ATGCAACTAGACGACCTGTACCGCCGCGTTATTATGGATCATTATAAGAACCCGCGTAATCGGGGGAAGTTCGATGAAGATACACTGACCGTTGATCTGAATAATCCAACCTGTGGAGACAAGATCTCTCTTCAGCTCCGCTTGGAGAATGGAGTCGTTCAGGATGCTAAATTCACAGGGGAAGGTTGCTCCATCAGCATGTCTTCCGCCTCTATGATGACCGAAGCTGTCAAAGGCAGATCGGTGGAGGAAGCTCTGGATCTGGCAGACCGGTTCTCCTCTCTGATGAAGGGAGAGAGCGTCGACTTTGATGATTATGAGGACATTGAGGCTTTGTCCGGTGTGAATAAATTTCCGGCTCGTATTAAATGTGCGACGCTGGCTTGGAATGCCCTGAGAAAGGGAATTGAATAA
- the sufB gene encoding Fe-S cluster assembly protein SufB, with protein sequence MAKKAPEMEEYKYGFRDEHKAVFQSGKGLTREIVTEISRIKNEPEWMLNFRLKSLEQFEKMPTPRWGGDLDELDFNDIQYYVRPSEKQGKTWEEVPSEIKETFDKLGIPEAEQKFLAGVSAQYESEVVYHSMQKNLEEQGVIFMDTDTALREHPEIFREYFATVIPPADNKFAALNSAVWSGGSFIYVPKGVKCEVPLQAYFRINSENMGQFERTLIIADEDSFVHYVEGCTAPIYSTNSLHSAVVEIVVKKNARVRYTTIQNWAPNIYNLVTKRAVAEENANMEWVDGNIGSKLTMKYPAVVLKGRGAKGSVLSIAVAGKGQHQDAGAKMIHLAPDTTSTIVSKSISKHGGKVTYRGLASFGRQAEGAKSNIKCDTLILDNESTSDTIPYNEIMNDNIVLEHEATVSKVSEEQLFYLMSRGLSEAEATQMIVMGFIEPFTKELPMEYAVEMNRLIKFEMEGSIG encoded by the coding sequence ATGGCTAAGAAAGCGCCCGAAATGGAAGAATATAAATATGGGTTTCGCGATGAGCATAAGGCTGTCTTCCAATCCGGCAAAGGCTTAACTCGTGAAATTGTCACAGAAATATCCCGCATCAAGAACGAGCCAGAGTGGATGCTTAACTTCCGTCTGAAATCTCTGGAGCAGTTCGAGAAGATGCCAACCCCTCGTTGGGGCGGCGATCTGGATGAGCTTGACTTTAATGATATTCAATATTATGTGAGACCATCCGAGAAGCAAGGGAAGACTTGGGAAGAGGTTCCTTCCGAGATTAAAGAAACCTTCGATAAACTGGGAATTCCAGAAGCGGAGCAGAAGTTCCTGGCTGGTGTATCGGCGCAGTATGAGTCCGAAGTTGTATACCATAGCATGCAGAAGAACCTGGAAGAGCAAGGCGTAATCTTTATGGATACCGACACGGCGCTGCGTGAGCATCCAGAAATTTTCCGTGAATACTTCGCTACTGTTATTCCTCCTGCAGATAATAAATTTGCGGCGCTAAATAGTGCTGTATGGTCCGGCGGCAGCTTTATTTACGTGCCTAAAGGCGTGAAATGCGAAGTTCCTCTGCAGGCTTATTTCCGGATTAACTCTGAAAATATGGGTCAATTCGAACGGACTCTGATCATTGCGGATGAAGACAGCTTTGTTCACTACGTGGAAGGCTGCACCGCTCCCATTTACAGCACGAACTCTCTTCACAGTGCCGTTGTAGAGATCGTTGTTAAGAAAAATGCACGTGTGCGCTATACAACGATTCAGAACTGGGCACCGAACATTTATAATCTCGTAACCAAGCGTGCGGTTGCGGAAGAGAACGCAAATATGGAATGGGTCGACGGCAACATCGGCTCCAAGCTGACAATGAAATACCCTGCTGTTGTGCTTAAGGGCCGCGGAGCTAAAGGAAGCGTACTGTCCATCGCTGTAGCTGGCAAAGGTCAGCATCAGGATGCGGGTGCGAAGATGATTCACTTGGCTCCAGATACGACCTCTACAATCGTCTCCAAGTCGATCAGTAAGCATGGCGGTAAGGTGACTTACCGTGGTCTGGCTTCCTTCGGTCGTCAAGCTGAGGGGGCTAAATCCAACATTAAGTGTGATACGCTGATCCTGGATAACGAGTCCACTTCAGATACGATTCCATACAATGAGATTATGAATGATAACATTGTGCTGGAGCATGAGGCTACCGTCTCCAAGGTATCAGAAGAGCAGCTGTTCTACCTCATGAGCCGCGGCTTGTCCGAAGCAGAGGCAACCCAGATGATCGTCATGGGCTTTATCGAACCGTTCACGAAGGAACTGCCAATGGAATATGCGGTTGAGATGAACCGGTTGATCAAGTTCGAAATGGAAGGTAGTATCGGTTAA
- a CDS encoding fibronectin type III domain-containing protein yields MKSFFKTCFMVFAFFLISTQMTFAADVDGMQGVSPPKGTTATGTDTYQNWGAERAIDKSTSTRWLSSKSSASLELNFPEPTFLKFVQIAAHSTPRANTTYTVYGLQNGNWAAISTPNTFEVFDRLTILDPIEVTAGKYDAIRINAVSSQSWINIYEVTIGTDQTPGEPGTEEPTNPDKPSKPEEPGTEQPGTEQPGTEKPGTEEPTTPEQPSGNRAILVVTMTTGLEKEFDLSMKEVNAFIAWYEAKQSGSGKASYAIDKHNNNKGPFSSRKDYILYDRVLTFEVNEY; encoded by the coding sequence ATGAAATCTTTCTTTAAGACTTGTTTTATGGTATTTGCATTTTTCTTAATTTCCACACAAATGACATTTGCTGCTGATGTAGATGGGATGCAGGGGGTTAGTCCACCTAAGGGAACAACAGCTACAGGTACAGATACGTATCAAAATTGGGGAGCAGAAAGAGCGATTGACAAAAGCACCAGCACTCGTTGGTTATCTAGCAAATCGTCTGCAAGCCTTGAGTTGAACTTTCCAGAGCCAACCTTTTTGAAGTTTGTACAAATAGCTGCTCACTCAACTCCTAGAGCGAACACTACATATACTGTTTATGGATTACAAAATGGTAATTGGGCAGCTATTAGTACTCCAAATACATTTGAGGTATTTGATAGACTCACGATACTGGATCCAATTGAAGTAACCGCAGGAAAATATGATGCCATTAGGATCAATGCCGTTTCCTCTCAATCATGGATAAACATATATGAGGTAACCATTGGTACTGACCAGACACCAGGAGAACCAGGAACGGAAGAGCCAACGAATCCAGATAAACCTAGCAAGCCTGAAGAGCCCGGAACTGAACAGCCCGGAACTGAACAGCCTGGAACTGAGAAGCCCGGAACCGAGGAGCCAACAACGCCAGAGCAACCATCCGGCAACCGAGCCATCCTGGTAGTCACCATGACAACGGGACTGGAGAAGGAGTTCGATCTGAGTATGAAGGAAGTCAATGCCTTCATCGCTTGGTACGAAGCTAAACAGTCCGGATCAGGCAAAGCCTCATATGCTATTGACAAGCATAACAATAACAAAGGCCCGTTCAGTAGTCGTAAGGATTATATTCTATATGATCGTGTGTTGACGTTTGAAGTAAATGAGTATTAA
- a CDS encoding sporulation protein YjcZ, translated as MNMSGACVGFTSTGAILVLYILLVIILSAGFFVKC; from the coding sequence ATGAACATGAGCGGAGCATGTGTTGGCTTTACTTCCACCGGTGCAATTCTGGTACTGTACATCTTGTTGGTTATTATCTTGTCAGCTGGATTCTTTGTAAAATGCTAA
- a CDS encoding HD-GYP domain-containing protein: MKVHVMDLSPGHRLENDIFNNNGVFVLQKGAHLTDEAIVKLMQHGIDYVDIVPLDAAPEDDKPVMTPSMQKMKPHFDQAVDVFETIFLESLSNGRFSEDQIDDTLQPLMGDLMSQKDIVSLLFLFDGKDNYTYNHSLQVGMLSYYIASWLGYPKEEAYKAGKAGYLHDIGKCMVPPHILNKPGALTPEEFEEVKKHTTYGYDIIRNSTSDEITALVALQHHEREDGSGYPHSIFDKEIHPFAKITAVADVYSAMTSNRVYQSKQELLTVLQELYRMSFGKLSPEPIQALVRHMLPNFIGKKVLLSSGETGLIVMNNPADYFRPLVKTELRFADLSKEREIDIQEIYI, translated from the coding sequence ATGAAAGTGCATGTGATGGACCTGTCCCCAGGTCACCGTCTGGAGAACGATATCTTCAATAATAACGGTGTTTTCGTTCTCCAGAAAGGTGCTCACCTCACAGATGAAGCCATAGTAAAGCTGATGCAGCACGGAATCGACTATGTGGATATCGTTCCATTAGATGCTGCCCCGGAAGACGACAAGCCTGTCATGACTCCTTCCATGCAGAAAATGAAGCCCCATTTTGATCAGGCCGTTGATGTTTTTGAGACGATTTTTTTGGAATCGTTATCAAACGGACGCTTTAGCGAGGATCAAATTGACGACACACTTCAACCGTTAATGGGCGACCTGATGTCCCAGAAGGATATTGTTTCCCTCCTGTTCTTGTTTGACGGGAAGGATAATTATACATATAACCACTCCCTGCAAGTAGGTATGCTGTCTTACTATATCGCCTCCTGGCTCGGTTATCCCAAGGAAGAAGCCTACAAGGCCGGCAAAGCCGGATATCTGCACGATATCGGCAAATGTATGGTTCCCCCTCATATATTGAACAAGCCCGGAGCCCTGACTCCTGAAGAATTTGAAGAAGTAAAGAAGCACACCACCTACGGATATGATATTATCCGTAATTCCACCTCGGACGAGATCACTGCACTGGTAGCTCTCCAGCATCATGAGCGAGAAGATGGTAGCGGTTATCCTCACAGCATTTTTGACAAGGAAATCCATCCATTCGCCAAAATCACAGCAGTAGCTGACGTATACAGCGCTATGACCTCCAACCGGGTTTATCAGTCCAAACAAGAGCTTCTGACAGTGCTTCAAGAGCTGTACCGAATGAGCTTTGGCAAGCTGAGCCCTGAGCCGATACAGGCTCTGGTCCGTCATATGCTACCTAACTTCATAGGTAAGAAAGTCCTTTTGTCTTCAGGAGAAACCGGACTCATTGTCATGAACAATCCAGCAGACTATTTTAGACCCCTGGTTAAGACAGAATTACGCTTTGCAGATCTATCCAAGGAACGTGAGATCGATATCCAAGAAATCTATATATAA
- a CDS encoding molybdenum cofactor biosynthesis protein — MQLTIRLFAGLADRFGTSSLGFSITEQDITASGLKVLLKQEYPEAAALIETSFVAVNQEYAAASTKLSADDEIALIPPVSGGEEATPDAEVYQSEDGRYVLTSAPLAVEEVTAKVITANHGASIAFVGTTREMTGQQRTVRLEYEAYAPMALSKMQAIGKEISQQWPGTLCAISHRTGLVDIAEISVVIAVSSPHRDSCYDASRYAIERLKQIVPIWKKEIWEDGSEWKGHQLGPWNPQARMTGSVEP; from the coding sequence ATGCAACTAACGATTCGATTGTTCGCCGGACTTGCCGACCGATTCGGTACATCAAGCTTAGGTTTTTCAATAACTGAGCAGGATATAACAGCATCAGGACTTAAGGTGCTGCTTAAGCAGGAATATCCTGAGGCTGCTGCCCTAATAGAGACTTCCTTTGTGGCGGTCAACCAGGAATATGCTGCTGCAAGCACCAAGCTTTCGGCAGACGACGAGATCGCTCTGATTCCCCCAGTATCAGGCGGCGAAGAGGCTACGCCGGATGCAGAGGTTTATCAATCTGAGGATGGAAGGTATGTGCTTACTTCTGCCCCGCTAGCGGTTGAAGAAGTTACCGCAAAAGTAATTACAGCGAACCATGGAGCTTCCATCGCCTTTGTCGGCACGACCCGGGAAATGACAGGACAACAACGAACCGTAAGGTTGGAATATGAAGCTTACGCCCCTATGGCTTTATCTAAAATGCAAGCTATCGGAAAAGAGATTTCCCAGCAGTGGCCTGGAACGCTCTGTGCGATTAGCCACCGGACTGGACTCGTTGATATCGCAGAGATCAGCGTTGTGATCGCCGTCTCTTCTCCACACCGGGATAGCTGCTATGACGCCAGCCGATATGCCATAGAACGGCTCAAGCAAATTGTCCCCATTTGGAAAAAAGAAATATGGGAAGATGGTTCCGAATGGAAGGGACACCAACTCGGCCCCTGGAACCCCCAAGCACGCATGACCGGTTCTGTCGAACCATAA